One window of Dermacentor albipictus isolate Rhodes 1998 colony chromosome 9, USDA_Dalb.pri_finalv2, whole genome shotgun sequence genomic DNA carries:
- the LOC139049685 gene encoding uncharacterized protein, whose amino-acid sequence MDVNAFPEVSHGDIVNYLVFSSNFTTLEEMKAYKSLESHNYFTSGWVKTLSAKRLQGEKVLLLGEVNHSQRLGERPLKVWILCKDGGAVLTAHCTCMAGVGEACSHVGACLFAVDTGVRMRNSVSCTQKDNIWLPTYVEKAQFKRLKEINFASAKGKKRQLDDRIEGTPTNKKATAPRIDVPPVSLAEMEDLHSICKRTGVVPAFFSMLSHHSAAFKEPVPKQQVHLRDLYTDDALPDGLDTLIDKANKFMSTFHVTDEAVKFIEAKTKNQSNSPDWHLYRAGRVTASVMKTVCRTAIDNPSLSLLKSICYPENLC is encoded by the exons ATGGACGTCAACGCTTTCCCCGAGGTCTCGCACGGAGATATTGTCAACTACCTGGTTTTCTCTTCAAATTTCACGACTCTGGAGGAAATGAAGGCTTACAAATCGCTTGAATCCCACAACTATTTCACAAGCGGTTGGGTGAAAACTCTGTCGGCGAAGCGGCTGCAAGGCGAAAAAGTGCTCCTACTAGGAGAG GTGAACCACTCGCAACGACTGGGCGAACGTCCACTGAAAGTGTGGATTCTTTGCAAAGACGGTGGTGCCGTGCTGACTGCGCACTGCACCTGTATGGCTGGTGTCGGAGAAGCCTGCTCCCATGTCGGTGCCTGTTTGTTTGCTGTCGACACAGGTGTAAGGATGAGGAACTCTGTTAGCTGCACTCAAAAAGACAACATTTGGCTCCCTACCTATGTGGAAAAGGCTCAATTCAAAAGATTGAAAGAAATCAATTTTGCATCTGCCAAAGGGAAAAAACGACAGCTTGATGATAGGATTGAGGGTACTCCTACAAACAAGAAAGCGACAGCACCCAGAATTGATGTGCCACCAGTTTCACTAGCAGAGATGGAAGACCTGCACAGTATATGCAAGAGAACTGGTGTTGTTCCAGCATTTTTTTCCATGCTGTCTCACCATTCTGCTGCCTTCAAGGAACCAGTGCCCAAACAGCAAGTACACCTTCGAGATTTGTACACAGATGATGCTTTGCCAGATGGACTAGACACTCTCATTGACAAGGCCAACAAATTTATGAGCACATTTCACGTCACTGATGAAGCAGTGAAGTTCAttgaagcaaaaacaaaaaaccaGAGCAATTCACCAGACTGGCACCTTTACCGAGCGGGTAGAGTGACAGCCTCTGTTATGAAAACAGTCTGCCGAACAGCCATAGATAATCCTAGCCTATCATTACTGAAATCAATATGTTACCCAGAAAATCTATGCTAA